A window of Cellulomonas wangleii genomic DNA:
AGGACCGTGACGAACACGGCGGTGCCGGCCGCGCCCGCGACCTGCTGCACGGTGCCGATGATCGCGCTGCCGTGGGAGTAGCGGTCGGCGCTGACGGCCCCGAGCGCCGACGTGAACAGCGGCGTGAACACCAGCGCCAGCCCTGCGGACATCGTCAGGTGCGCCGCGACCAGGAGCCAGGGCTGCGTCTGCTCGCCGAGCAGCAGCGCCATGCCCCACGTGGCCGTGCTGACCAGCACGGTGCCCGGCAGCAGCAGGGGACGCGCGCCGACCCGGTCGTACGCGCGCCCGACCAGCGGGGCGAGCAGCCCCATGAGGAGCCCGCCGGGCAGCAGCATGAGCCCGGTGCGCAGGGTGTCGAGGCCGAGCACGTCCTGCGCGTAGATGGGCAGCATGATGATGACGCCGAACAGGGCCATCATCATGATCGCCATCAGCCCGACCGACACGGCGAACGTCCGGGAGCGGAACACCCGCAGGTCCAGCAGGGCGTCGTCCGTGCGCTGCAGCCGCAGCTGGCGTGCGACGAAGAGGGTGAGCCCCGCGGCCCCGGCGACCAGCGCGGCCGCGGTGGCGGGCTGCAGCCCGCCGGCGACGACCTCGCCGACCCGTGACATGCCCAGCACCAGGCCGCCGAACGCGACGGCCGACAGGACCACGGAGACCACGTCGACCCGTGCGTGCCGCGGCTGCGTGACGTCCGGCAGCCGCAGCGCGCCCAGGGCCAGCGCGGCCAGCGCGACGGGCAGCACCAGACCGAACATCCACCGCCAGTCCAGCACCGACAGGATCAGGCCGGAGAGGGTCGGGCCCACGGCGGGGGCGACGGAGATGACGATCGAGATGTTGCCCATCGTGCGCCCGCGGGAGGCCGGCGGGGTCACGGTCATGACGGTCGTCATGAGCAGCGGCAGCATCACCGCGGTGCCGGTGGCCTGCACGACGCGCCCCACGAGCAGCATCTCGAACCCGGGGGAGAGCGCGCACACCAGCGTGCCGAGCGAGAACAGGCCCATCGCCGTGAGGAACGCGCCCCGGGTCGTGGTGCGCTGCAGGAAGAACCCGGTCACGGGGATGACCACGGCCATCGTCAGCAGGAACCCGGTCGTCAGCCACTGCGCGGTGCCCGCGGTGATCGCGAGGTCGTCCATGAGCCGCGGCAGCGCGACGCCCATGATCGTCTCGTTGAGGATGACGACGAACGTCGAGACCAGCAGCAGCGCGACCGCGAGCCGGTCGCGGGGTGACATCGCGACCGGGACGCCGTCGGGGCCCGTGGGTGCGGCGGTCGCCGGCTGCGTGGCCGCGGTGGGCCCCGTGGGCGGCGCGACGGGCGGAGCGGTCCTGTCGGTCACGAGGTCGCCTGTCGGTTCGGGCCGGTGCGGTGCGCGGCGGTGGACGGACGGCCGCCGGGCGCAGCAGCCGTGCCCGAGCAGTCTCCGGTGCCAACCGCGCACCGGTCGACGACATTCCGGGACAGACCTACCGACCGTGGACGCGGCGCGAAGTCGTCGGGCGTCCCGTCAGCCCGTGACGAGCGCCGCGTCCAGCAGGCCGAGCACCACGACCGCGGACCGCTCGGCCGCGTCGTCGACGTGCGCGTCGAAGTCGACCCCGGCGATCGGCCCGCACAGGTCGGAGATGCCGCGGACGGACAGGAACGGCACCCCGGCGAGGTGCGCCGTGTGCGCGAGGGCCGTGGACTCCATGTCGCAGGCCAGCGCGTCGGGGAAGGCGTGGCGCAGCGGGACCACGCGCTCGGCGTCCACGAAGACGTCGCTCGACAGGATGGTGCCGGTGCGGACCGTCAGGCCGTCCGTGGCGACACCGGCTGCCGCGGCGTGCAGGCCCGGGTCGGCGTCGAAGCGTGCCGGCATGCCGGGCACCTGCCCCAGCGCGTACCCGAACACGCGGGCGTCGGCAGCCCCGTACACGGTCGTGGCACCGACGACGACGTCGCCGACGCGCACGTCGAGCCCCATGCCCCCGGCCGAGCCGGCGCTGAGCACGACGCGCGCCCCCGACCCGTGCAGCGCGAGCGTCGCGGCCGAGGCGGCGTTGACCAGGCCGATGCCGCAGGTCACGAGCATCACCCGCGGACCGCCGAGGTCCAGCACGCGGCGCCGCGCGCCCGCGACCTCCACCTCGTCGCCCACGGCGGTCGCACGCTCGAGGAAGGGGGAGGCCTCCACCCCCATCGCGGTCACGACGACCGCGTCGACGAGCACGCCGGGCGCGGCCGAGAGCCCGTCGCTCACGCGGTCACCGTGCTCCACGCGTCGCGCTGCGCGAGGAACGCGCGGGCCACGTCCTGCGCACCGGTCAGCGTGTGGTGCGCGCCCCAGCCGCACTGCACCTCGTTGGCCGCGGGGACCTCGGTCGCGTGCAGGACGTCCTCGAGGGTCGCGGCGACCAGGTCCTGCACCTCCTGGTCCGTCCAGCGGCCCTCGAGCATCAGGTAGAAGCCCGTCTGGCAGCCCATGGGGGAGAAGTCCAGGACCCGGTCCGAGTGGTTGCGCGAGTGCTCGGCGAACAGGTGCTCGAGGGAGTGCACGGCGTCCATCTCGAGGTGCGCCACGTTGGGCTGCGTGAACCGCACGTCGAACTTGGACAGGACGTCCCCGTGGGGGAGCTCCTTGAGGTCCGCGAGCCGGATGTACGGCGCGGCGACGGTGCGGTGGTCCAGGTTGAACGACTCGACGTTCATGCGCGGTGTGTCCACGCCACCAGTGTGCGGTACCGCGGGCCCGTCCGGGCGTCGCGTCCGCGGAGCGGGAGCGCTCAGCGCGAGC
This region includes:
- a CDS encoding DHA2 family efflux MFS transporter permease subunit; translation: MSPRDRLAVALLLVSTFVVILNETIMGVALPRLMDDLAITAGTAQWLTTGFLLTMAVVIPVTGFFLQRTTTRGAFLTAMGLFSLGTLVCALSPGFEMLLVGRVVQATGTAVMLPLLMTTVMTVTPPASRGRTMGNISIVISVAPAVGPTLSGLILSVLDWRWMFGLVLPVALAALALGALRLPDVTQPRHARVDVVSVVLSAVAFGGLVLGMSRVGEVVAGGLQPATAAALVAGAAGLTLFVARQLRLQRTDDALLDLRVFRSRTFAVSVGLMAIMMMALFGVIIMLPIYAQDVLGLDTLRTGLMLLPGGLLMGLLAPLVGRAYDRVGARPLLLPGTVLVSTATWGMALLLGEQTQPWLLVAAHLTMSAGLALVFTPLFTSALGAVSADRYSHGSAIIGTVQQVAGAAGTAVFVTVLSAVAADRAADGASALVATAEGVHAAFLVGAVLTLPAIAGALAVRSAPAGAAVAGHH
- the mtnN gene encoding 5'-methylthioadenosine/S-adenosylhomocysteine nucleosidase; translated protein: MSDGLSAAPGVLVDAVVVTAMGVEASPFLERATAVGDEVEVAGARRRVLDLGGPRVMLVTCGIGLVNAASAATLALHGSGARVVLSAGSAGGMGLDVRVGDVVVGATTVYGAADARVFGYALGQVPGMPARFDADPGLHAAAAGVATDGLTVRTGTILSSDVFVDAERVVPLRHAFPDALACDMESTALAHTAHLAGVPFLSVRGISDLCGPIAGVDFDAHVDDAAERSAVVVLGLLDAALVTG
- a CDS encoding S-ribosylhomocysteine lyase; translation: MNVESFNLDHRTVAAPYIRLADLKELPHGDVLSKFDVRFTQPNVAHLEMDAVHSLEHLFAEHSRNHSDRVLDFSPMGCQTGFYLMLEGRWTDQEVQDLVAATLEDVLHATEVPAANEVQCGWGAHHTLTGAQDVARAFLAQRDAWSTVTA